The following is a genomic window from Chitinophaga caseinilytica.
TCCGGGCCACTATCTACATCGCGTTGAAAGGCTCGGAAGACAATAAGCTCGGAATAGACGAAATCGCCACGGCGATCGATTCTCCGCAATATTTCACCGCCAAGATCCTCCAACTGCTGACCAAAAACAACCGCGTGGTCAGCTCCGTCCGCGGGCCAAACGGTGGCTTCTACCTCTCCGATGCCGCCCGTAAACTCCCCGTGCGCGCCGTGCTCGAAGCTGTAGGGGAAGACGGTATCATCACCAAATGCGTGCTCGGCCTCAAGGAATGCTCCGAATCCCGCCCTTGCCCCATGCACGACCAATACCGCGCCATCAAGGCGCAACTCCGCCAGATGTTCGAGAAAACCACCATTCAGGCGCTGGCCGAAGAATCCGCCAAAGGCAAAATCGTCATCAACAACCGCCCGCCCAAAAAGAAAGCCTGATCAAAGATCTTTTTTCCGGAATATCCGCAACGCCAGCCACAACGGCACCACCGTCCACAATCCCAGGCAGCCCACCGCGTACAAGCTGCCGGTGGATGAACCGAGGAACTCCTTGAACAGGGCACCCGAATAGCCCATCAGCACCGCCACGTCCAGCTGCAACAACATGAGGATCCGCGCCAGGTCTACCGGGTTCAGCCCCACCATCGCCACCACGGCCCGGTCTATCGGGTAATCGCTGAAGGTGAAGATGAAAGCCATCATCAACCCGTCGAACAGCAACGTAAAAAACAGCGACACGATAATGGCCGCCCCGATGCCGCGGGTCTTGTCGCGCGAGAGCACGAAAATCAACAGCCCCAGCGAGGTAAAAATGAACGTGAGCAAAACCCCCGTCATGATCAGCACGAAAGATGCGGTAACCGGCAGCAGCACCGTCAGCGGGAAACCCACGCCCACCACGAACGCCGCGGAGAGCGACAGCGCCATCCCGCCGTATTCGGACAATAGGATCCTCGTCCGCTTCACGGGTTGGGATAGCAACAACTCGATGAATTCCAGTGAATTGAAAAAGTAGATCGCGGAAAAGAGGGTGGTGATCACCGGCACAAAAAGCAAGGTGATGTTCAGCAGGCTCAGCAACCCTTTGGCGCTGCCGCCGTCCAGCCCCAGCAAGGTGAAGCTCAGAACGGCCAGCACGGCGGTATATACGAGGATCGACCGGTTCTTCAACAGGTCAAGAAATACATATTTGCTTACGGTCCGCATGCGTGAGGATTTTTGCGATGATGGTATTGAGTTTCGTTTCGCCGGTTTGTTCCTGCAGTTGTTCGATGGACTGGTGGAACATCAGCTTCCCGTCTTGCAGGTAAATGATGTGGCTCGTGAGGCCGTCGAGGTCGCTGAGCACGTGCGACGTGATGAGCACGAGCTTGCCCCGCGCGCATTCGGCGGCGATCTTGTCTTTCAGGATCTCGTTGGCCACGGGGTCGAGCCCGGCGGTAGGCTCGTCGAGGATGTAAACG
Proteins encoded in this region:
- a CDS encoding Rrf2 family transcriptional regulator, which codes for MLSKSAEYALRATIYIALKGSEDNKLGIDEIATAIDSPQYFTAKILQLLTKNNRVVSSVRGPNGGFYLSDAARKLPVRAVLEAVGEDGIITKCVLGLKECSESRPCPMHDQYRAIKAQLRQMFEKTTIQALAEESAKGKIVINNRPPKKKA
- a CDS encoding ABC transporter permease subunit → MRTVSKYVFLDLLKNRSILVYTAVLAVLSFTLLGLDGGSAKGLLSLLNITLLFVPVITTLFSAIYFFNSLEFIELLLSQPVKRTRILLSEYGGMALSLSAAFVVGVGFPLTVLLPVTASFVLIMTGVLLTFIFTSLGLLIFVLSRDKTRGIGAAIIVSLFFTLLFDGLMMAFIFTFSDYPIDRAVVAMVGLNPVDLARILMLLQLDVAVLMGYSGALFKEFLGSSTGSLYAVGCLGLWTVVPLWLALRIFRKKDL